The Spirochaetota bacterium genome segment TTCAGATACAGACTCTGAAGTAAACAAATAATTTCTGCTCATTGTCGTTTCTACTCCTTTATGTTTACAAAAATTGCCCAACCCTTACTACTATAAACATCGAAAGGCATATCGCATGAATATGCCTTTTTCTATAGTTACATTAATTTTAATCTATGTATATAAATGGAAGCCTGGTCAGTCTTTCCAGTGTATACATTCAGCTGGACAACTGTCAATAACTTCCTGAATTTTATCCTCTGAGGCACCTTTTGGATTTTTCACTTTGCTTACGCCATCAGGTGTCATTTCAAAAACTTCTGGCAATGTATCAACGCAAAGCTCACAACCTGTACACTCGCTCTGATCAACATACACTTCTTTTGCCATAGCTTCCTCCATTGATTTTAAGATATGTATAGCAATATACTACAAAGGATATGCATTCCTAATTTATTTTGTCTTCTCTTGCGTACCCTGAGGTTTTTCTTGGGCTTTTTGTTCTATGACCCCGCTTTTCTTTTCATCACTTAAAAGGTCCTTTTCCAGACTGCGTGCCCTGAATGATTCCGCAACTGAAAGCCCCAATGAACCTACCATGAAAAGGGCAACCATAACTGTAGTGATTTTTGTAATAATATCTGCTGTT includes the following:
- a CDS encoding ferredoxin; amino-acid sequence: MAKEVYVDQSECTGCELCVDTLPEVFEMTPDGVSKVKNPKGASEDKIQEVIDSCPAECIHWKD
- the secG gene encoding preprotein translocase subunit SecG, yielding MSILVSIGTVLFVILSILLIIIILLQSDKSAGMGILGGSSNTAFGSSTADIITKITTVMVALFMVGSLGLSVAESFRARSLEKDLLSDEKKSGVIEQKAQEKPQGTQEKTK